TTGAGGCTAATTTACCTCCAAATTTTGATAAGATTATCACAGCCACCTGATGCAAATCGCTTGATGTAGTTTGGTTTTTGGTTTGAAGGCTGATCTATGAGGCTTCCTGGTATAACAGCAGGGGCCCAGCTAACAGCATTGCAACCAATCTAtgtaaaaataaatcaatgcagTTTCATCTAATTTATAGCAAAACTATAAGACAAATTTTAACAactatttgtttcatttataaaCCCTTcctaagaaaacattttaaagtaaTCTTTCTATTATTATGTGTTGAACAAGAAATATATTCCCTCTGTTTAATAGCGCATGGATGTTTATCCAATTAAAGAAACATTGCCTTTCCTTCCTTACCCACATAAAGTTCATTTTGACTCAGGTTATTTGAACTTGAGATTCTAGTAAACGAATAAAAAAGATTCGATCTACATGCTTTAAATATTCCATCTTGTTTGcccaaaaaatgtttaataaaatgacTCTATACTCACTGTATGTGCATTGCTGATTTTTTTCACTTCCCACTGTCCATCACCAGTATAGCTCAACAAAGAGATAGCCCCATCAGAGCTGCCACAAGCCAGGATCAACCCATAGTCTTGTGGTGCCCAACATACAGAATTGACTGTTAGAAAACGCAGAAACAGATTACATTATCATATGAAACACTCAACtacaagaggaaaatatagaaatctcGACTTTTTAGACTATACTACTTAAATGGGATGAAAGCCTAATATGCTATGGTAacagcctctttttaaaaaaaaaaaaaatctgcaactaCTAAGTATTAAAAAATCATAATAGCAACAACAGCACAAATGCCTCCAAGCTGGTATTTATTTTGCAGATCACTACTTTATCCTACAAGCAATAAGGTATTACTATACAAGTGTTATATCTGCAGATACTGGTGATAGCAACAAAATTGGCTTCAACAGGGATGCACTTAAAAGTTGGAAGTGCCTGCAACCCAAAAAAAGATGGGAAAGCAAGAAATGAGCATAATCAAAATAGGTAAATTCCTACTGAAAGATTAAAACAATCTGTTCCTATACTCAAAGAGTTTAGAATATCCCTACCTGAGGAATCATGTCCTGTGTATTCATATGTCTTCTCCCATGTAGCATtctcttctttccaaataataaCCTTTCTGTCATAGGAACACGAAGCCAGGATGTTTCCATACATGGGATGAGCCCAGGCAACCTGCCACACAGGACCTTCATGCCTATCGGAAATAATTACTGCATCAAGGTCTTGCTTTTAGTTATGACATATGGAAAGCATGTTAAAACCATGCATTATATCAAGTGATTTATATCCTGAAATAACACAAAAAAAGCCACTCCCATCTTTATTCACACATATCAGCCTTCTTATCAAAGGCTTCAAAGCAGGGGTcagcatacatttttaaaaaaaacaaaaaagttgtaACATTTCCATTTGTAAAGAAGATTCACTTCCAAAGTTTAACACATCCTATCTGGAGAGTCCTTTTAAAGAACAACAGgagataaatgaaataaattatttactAATTGTATAGAACTCAAAGTTTACTTCTTAGGGTTTGTGAATCCAATCAATGATGTTTAGTTAAATCACTTTTTAAATGAGATGAGGCCTAAGAAATTGGATATATAATATATAGGATGTAAGATAGGCCAGATAAAGGTTGACTTACAAAAGCTCTCAAGTCAAATATTAGATatgcaaaaaatatattttggccaAAGGCCAGTAATTTTGTCTATAACCAAAACAGAAAAATCGGTCATGCAATAAAGAATTATCTTGTCTTCAGCTCACCCTCTTAAGTCAGCTATGAGAATTTGTCCTCCATTCCGGAcatcaaatattttcacagatctATCTGAAGAGCAGGTTGCCAATCGTGTGCCATAGTAATCCATTTGAGCATCATGCTAGGAAGTAATATAATAAGCTTTTAAAAACTTCACAGTACTGTTTCTATAACTGATTTTTAAATCTTtgaaaatgtaatatttatttattcattataatTTGTATAGCCAGTTGTCTCAGAAGTGACTAGGAACAGcaaaattcttaaaataaattaaaaacaaattcccATCAAATGCAAAACTATAAAATACACAGCATAAGATATCATAATCAATGGTTGTTAGCACAATCaggaattatattatatattagtgATTTGGCATCAATGAGTGATAGAATGCAGGTTTACAAAGTATTTTACTGGAAAAAAATTATAGTGAACACTTCATTTTAGCAGCTAAAATAATAAGTAGGGAACCAGAAAAATGTGCTCGATACTGTCACAGCTCCATGTACGGTACTAATTTTTCACTAAGAAAGCATTTTATTTgccctagatcagggatctccaaccttggcaactttaagcctggaggacttcaactcccagaattccccagccagctttcctagtGGCTTTAGCATATAGGTGTTCCTTTAAAGTTTTCTATAGTACATCAGAAAAAATATTCATTCCTTGCATTATCCTACTAAAATGAatcttgctgtatttattttgggAGAGAAATGCATTCTAcaaaagaaagagacaaaataCTTACTATCATATCCTCATGGGAAGTATCCACTGTATTAATTACAGACACCTAATAGGAAAATACAAAGAAGCTGTAATGACACTAATAGATCCTGATTTTATATTTATAGtcaagaattaaaatatgtag
This genomic window from Ahaetulla prasina isolate Xishuangbanna chromosome 2, ASM2864084v1, whole genome shotgun sequence contains:
- the SEC13 gene encoding protein SEC13 homolog isoform X1; this encodes MLNAAQVSVINTVDTSHEDMIHDAQMDYYGTRLATCSSDRSVKIFDVRNGGQILIADLRGHEGPVWQVAWAHPMYGNILASCSYDRKVIIWKEENATWEKTYEYTGHDSSVNSVCWAPQDYGLILACGSSDGAISLLSYTGDGQWEVKKISNAHTIGCNAVSWAPAVIPGSLIDQPSNQKPNYIKRFASGGCDNLIKIWREEDGQWKEEQKLEAHSDWVRDVAWAPSIGLPTSTIASCSQDGRVFIWMCDDASGNSWSPKLLHKFSDVVWHVSWSITANILAVSGGDNKVTLWKESVDGQWACISDVNKGQGAVSAITEGQQNEQ
- the SEC13 gene encoding protein SEC13 homolog isoform X2 translates to MVSVINTVDTSHEDMIHDAQMDYYGTRLATCSSDRSVKIFDVRNGGQILIADLRGHEGPVWQVAWAHPMYGNILASCSYDRKVIIWKEENATWEKTYEYTGHDSSVNSVCWAPQDYGLILACGSSDGAISLLSYTGDGQWEVKKISNAHTIGCNAVSWAPAVIPGSLIDQPSNQKPNYIKRFASGGCDNLIKIWREEDGQWKEEQKLEAHSDWVRDVAWAPSIGLPTSTIASCSQDGRVFIWMCDDASGNSWSPKLLHKFSDVVWHVSWSITANILAVSGGDNKVTLWKESVDGQWACISDVNKGQGAVSAITEGQQNEQ